Proteins encoded in a region of the Ptychodera flava strain L36383 chromosome 4, AS_Pfla_20210202, whole genome shotgun sequence genome:
- the LOC139131425 gene encoding Na(+)/citrate cotransporter-like — translation MSSCKDFWKYVYYKRNILIFLLTPLLMCPLLAVNYESKEARCGYVVGILLVLLITQAVPLPVVGLIPLLLLPLLEIMTMAEVCEYYMVEYGILFISVLLMASAVKNYGLHRRIALRALLLAGSDPKWLLLALMAVVGFFSMWILNLALVSMMLPIVSALVDQLAASDKDASPDDENRSCQDIPIEDLSLKADDAGDGMKRENITFPREGHIVKSTANLTETCIPKEPTYSNEDLKTCFNLGLIYSTTIGGAGSMVGTVTQILMNTYLEIYYGPEAKVNFGDWVLFSAPNQLVSLILGWAWLSLFYLDLKTSVVRCCRRKAKATKKTGIVRILRREYEKLGPIKWAEKMIIVVFLVLIVIWFFEDPNFMPGWSSWFMPGYVQVSTVTAGVALICYALPGEKPSINIRDDRKPYVGLLEWKSSESSVPWGIVLYLGGLLSTVQAMKVTGLTSSIEDQFAPLKELSPWLVMLIVTVVCSILTEFMTSSVIIAIVIPVLTQTALAQGIHPYYLVMSMTLSINFAFCLPAGSLVNALVISFESVTTFQMIKTGVMMNVICLTVVNISMNTYGWWLLGLDEVPDWALAANGTSAG, via the exons ATGTCCTCGTGCAAGGACTTTTGGAAGTACGTGTACTATAAGaggaatattttgatatttttactgACGCCATTGTTGATGTGCCCACTGTTGGCGGTGAACTATGAATCAAAG GAAGCAAGATGTGGCTATGTTGTGGGCATTCTGCTTGTGCTGCTAATCACGCAAGCCGTACCTCTGCCCGTGGTAGGATTGATACCCCTATTGCTGCTCCCTTTATTGGAAATCATGACGATGGCGGAAGTCTGTGAGTATTACATGGTTGAGTACGGCATTCTTTTCATCAGCGTACTTCTGATGGCGTCAGCGGTGAAAAATTATGGGCTTCACCGCAGAATAGCTCTCAGGGCGTTGCTTTTAGCTGGGTCAGATCCCAAATG GTTATTGCTGGCCTTGATGGCCGTGGTCGGTTTTTTCTCAATGTGGATATTAAACCTTGCCTTGGTTTCTATGATGTTACCCATTGTCTCGGCGTTGGTCGATCAGCTGGCAGCTTCAGACAAAGAC GCTAGCCCCGATGACGAGAACCGAAGTTGTCAGGACATTCCTATTGAAGATCTCTCTCTGAAAGCTGATGACGCTGGTGACGGGATGAAGCG GGAAAACATCACATTTCCAAGAGAAGGTCACATTGTCAAGAGTACAGCCAATCTCACTGAAACATGCATTCCAAAGGAGCCAACATATTCCAATGAAgacttgaaaacatgtttcaacCTTGGGTTAATCTACTCGACCACAATAGGAGGAGCTGGCTCCATGGTGGGAACTGTAACACAGATTCTAATGAACACTTATTTAGAAAT ATATTATGGTCCCGAAGCGAAAGTGAATTTTGGTGACTGGGTACTGTTTTCTGCGCCGAATCAGCTGGTATCGCTGATACTGGGATGGGCGTGGCTGTCGTTGTTTTATCTAGATTTGAA GACAAGCGTCGTCAGATGTTGTAGAAGGAAAGCAAAGGCAACAAAGAAGACGGGTATTGTCCGCATTCTCCGAAGAGAATACGAAAAGTTGGGACCAATTAA atGGGCAGAGAAAATGATTATCGTCGTATTCCTTGTGTTAATTGTGATCTGGTTTTTCGAAGACCCAAATTTCATGCCCGGATGGAGTTCGTGGTTTATGCCTGG GTACGTGCAAGTCAGTACCGTCACTGCCGGTGTTGCTCTAATCTGCTATGCCTTACCTGGTGAAAAACCGTCCATCAACATTCGAG ATGATCGTAAACCGTACGTCGGGTTGCTGGAATGGAAAAGCAGCGAGAGTTCGGTACCCTGGGGGATAGTGTTGTACCTTGGCGGACTTCTATCGACAGTGCAAGCAATGAAG GTCACGGGACTAACAAGTTCAATAGAAGATCAGTTTGCTCCTTTAAAAGAACTTTCACCCTGGCTGGTGATGCTGATCGTGACCGTCGTCTGTTCAATCCTCACGGAGTTTATGACCTCTTCTGTTATAATTGCCATCGTCATACCAGTACTAACTCAAACT GCTCTCGCCCAAGGCATACACCCCTACTACTTAGTAATGTCCATGACGTTATCTATCAACTTTGCATTCTGTTTACCTGCCGGCTCACTCGTCAATGCTCTCGTAATATCTTTCGAGAGCGTTACAACCTTCCAAATG ATAAAGACTGGCGTTATGATGAATGTTATTTGTCTCACCGtggtaaacatttcaatgaacACTTACGGATGGTGGCTTTTGGGGCTGGACGAAGTACCAGACTGGGCGCTCGCCGCGAATGGAACATCGGCGGGATGA